In Bacteroidota bacterium, a single genomic region encodes these proteins:
- a CDS encoding T9SS type A sorting domain-containing protein, with product MKKKITISFIASLLLISSVFAVLPTPLITSPADGSVGNPANTIINWYNVTGATNYEFKINTDPTLNGATLQTSVSSQFSTNELLYNTIYFWQVRALKTTGTPDSSDWTQIFSFTTAATLALTAPSDGAINQLPKCFLNWANSGGITNYQVQWDETANFNSPFLMDSLLPDSVSDIYINNLKFGTTYFWRARGMHALDTMQWTNPYSFTTLDSVVLSSPASGAAFQSTSSLLNWDYISGITNYEVQIDMLPTFNSPSFQSAVLPDSISQWTTANLDFGTNYYWRVRAWHATDTTQWSQVWDFSTLVSVTLTAPANNVTNQFPNVLLNWNYVSDPISYDVEFDTSATFTSPLYAYATNDTISEYKTAELLFGTKYFWRARVHNAADTSQWSSAWSFTTIDTLNQTSPLNGSVNQASRVTLNWSAISGTSGYDIRVDTVADYSSAFAFQLSSLSSNQQLTNLYFGTTYYWSARAVHAKDTSSWTSNWTFTTADAVALSSPANLSVDAAPRTNLNWSNLSGSNEYIVQYDTAANFSSPLLVSASALVSNYFTSNLYFNQTYFWRVRAINLVDTSGWSPVWSFTTVNQVLHTSPLDSAIGQALITEINWSGVSGATGYIYRFDTSPLFNVFPQYGNSIGTNSRADITLPLNGQTYYWQVAIVDSVDTSGWSNPWSFTTFYQIANAPLLVSPLDMASGIQLTAAPLVWNSVPAVFGYEYMYSTNFNFANSISANTLDTTGATAALASFTTYYWKVRAANASGYSPWSATFSFTTLNPLSSAPLLFAPEDLAVDVPQPVAFSWYPVNIATSYIGEYANDTAFTNAVIFATTDTFAISGTLNPLSTYYWRIRAKDGNALSPWSEIWSFTTENPLTVAPLQNAPQDLAIGIATPANFNWYSIELASSYECEYDTDSLFSAPITLLANDTSVSSLPLTPFTKYFWRVRGVLGNVSSPWSATWRFTSDDATIPFPIYPAYGDTGLLTPVTFSWNLVIVANSYECAYDTDSLFSNPIVLNSNNDTAQSLNLASYTKYFWRVRAYDGTQFYAWSPTWVFTTSVMIGLPSHASETALSIYPNPAKDKLFVLVPNKANETILIRLYNAYGAEVWTKVYSGSVNETLSLSSYSKGLYTMIVDNGKSQTVKKLLIE from the coding sequence ATGAAGAAGAAAATTACAATAAGTTTTATAGCATCTTTATTACTGATTAGTTCAGTTTTTGCTGTATTACCAACACCACTCATAACTTCACCTGCCGACGGATCGGTTGGAAATCCTGCCAATACAATTATTAATTGGTACAATGTTACCGGCGCAACCAATTATGAGTTTAAAATAAACACCGATCCAACATTGAATGGCGCCACCTTGCAAACGTCTGTATCAAGTCAGTTTTCTACAAACGAACTTTTATACAACACCATTTATTTTTGGCAAGTGCGCGCTTTGAAAACCACCGGAACTCCCGATTCATCAGATTGGACACAAATATTTAGTTTTACAACTGCTGCTACGCTTGCGTTAACAGCACCAAGCGACGGAGCAATTAATCAATTACCAAAATGCTTTTTAAATTGGGCCAACAGTGGAGGTATTACTAATTACCAGGTTCAATGGGATGAAACAGCAAATTTTAATTCTCCTTTCTTGATGGACTCCCTTTTACCGGATTCCGTTTCTGATATTTATATAAACAATTTAAAATTTGGAACTACTTATTTCTGGCGTGCACGAGGAATGCATGCTTTGGATACGATGCAATGGACTAATCCATATTCTTTCACCACACTTGATTCAGTTGTTCTTTCCTCACCGGCAAGTGGAGCTGCATTTCAATCTACAAGTAGTTTATTGAATTGGGATTACATCAGTGGAATTACAAATTATGAAGTGCAAATTGATATGCTACCAACATTTAATTCACCCTCATTTCAAAGCGCAGTGTTGCCGGATTCCATATCTCAATGGACAACTGCAAATTTGGATTTTGGAACCAATTATTATTGGAGGGTGCGTGCTTGGCATGCAACCGATACTACTCAATGGTCGCAAGTGTGGGATTTTTCCACATTGGTTTCGGTAACGCTTACTGCCCCTGCAAACAATGTTACAAACCAGTTTCCGAATGTGCTTTTGAATTGGAACTATGTGTCTGACCCAATCTCTTATGATGTGGAATTCGATACGAGTGCCACGTTTACTTCACCGCTCTATGCATATGCAACAAACGATACAATATCGGAATACAAAACAGCAGAATTATTATTTGGTACAAAATATTTTTGGAGAGCACGTGTACACAATGCAGCAGATACCTCACAATGGTCATCAGCATGGAGTTTTACAACCATTGATACCTTAAATCAAACAAGTCCTTTGAATGGGTCAGTAAACCAAGCTTCGCGCGTTACACTTAATTGGTCAGCTATAAGTGGTACAAGCGGGTATGATATTCGTGTTGATACAGTTGCTGATTATTCATCTGCTTTTGCATTTCAACTGAGTTCACTTTCGTCCAACCAGCAATTAACTAATTTATATTTTGGCACCACTTATTATTGGAGTGCTCGTGCAGTTCATGCAAAGGATACATCTTCATGGACGAGCAATTGGACTTTTACTACTGCGGATGCAGTCGCGCTTTCATCACCTGCCAACCTATCTGTTGATGCAGCTCCAAGAACAAATTTAAACTGGAGTAATTTAAGTGGCTCCAACGAATATATTGTGCAGTACGATACCGCTGCAAATTTTTCATCTCCTTTACTTGTCTCAGCAAGTGCATTGGTGTCGAATTATTTTACATCCAATTTATACTTTAATCAAACTTATTTTTGGCGTGTACGTGCCATCAATTTAGTGGATACAAGTGGCTGGTCTCCTGTGTGGAGTTTTACTACCGTTAATCAAGTACTGCATACTTCGCCCTTGGATAGTGCAATTGGTCAAGCCTTGATTACTGAAATTAATTGGTCAGGTGTTTCAGGAGCAACCGGTTATATTTATCGTTTTGATACCAGTCCTTTATTTAATGTTTTTCCACAATATGGAAATTCAATCGGGACGAATTCAAGAGCCGATATAACCTTGCCATTAAACGGACAAACGTATTATTGGCAAGTGGCGATTGTTGATTCGGTGGATACTTCAGGATGGTCCAATCCATGGAGTTTTACCACATTCTATCAAATTGCGAATGCTCCTCTGCTTGTATCGCCCTTAGATATGGCAAGTGGTATTCAATTAACAGCTGCACCTTTAGTTTGGAATAGTGTTCCTGCTGTATTTGGATATGAATACATGTATTCAACAAACTTCAATTTTGCAAATTCGATTAGTGCAAATACTTTGGATACAACAGGAGCCACAGCCGCGCTTGCAAGCTTTACAACTTATTACTGGAAAGTAAGAGCAGCGAATGCAAGCGGCTATTCGCCATGGTCAGCTACTTTTTCGTTTACTACTTTAAATCCTTTATCCAGTGCTCCTTTATTATTTGCTCCCGAAGATTTAGCAGTGGATGTTCCTCAACCGGTAGCATTTAGTTGGTATCCTGTAAATATTGCTACATCATACATCGGTGAATACGCAAACGATACAGCATTTACCAATGCAGTTATTTTTGCAACTACCGATACATTTGCCATTTCGGGAACGCTTAATCCTTTATCAACATATTATTGGAGAATAAGAGCGAAAGATGGAAATGCTTTATCACCATGGAGCGAAATATGGAGTTTTACAACCGAAAATCCATTAACCGTTGCGCCGCTTCAAAATGCACCCCAAGATCTAGCAATTGGAATTGCAACACCCGCTAATTTTAACTGGTATTCCATTGAATTAGCTTCTTCTTATGAATGCGAATACGATACCGATAGTTTGTTTTCGGCACCTATCACTTTATTGGCAAATGATACAAGTGTTAGTTCTTTACCTCTTACTCCATTTACCAAGTATTTTTGGCGTGTGCGGGGAGTGTTAGGTAATGTATCATCACCTTGGAGTGCAACTTGGCGCTTTACCAGCGATGATGCTACCATTCCTTTCCCAATTTATCCGGCCTATGGCGATACAGGATTGTTGACTCCGGTAACTTTTAGCTGGAACCTAGTTATTGTGGCCAATAGTTACGAATGTGCCTATGACACCGATTCACTCTTTTCGAATCCGATTGTTTTGAATTCCAACAACGATACAGCACAATCACTAAACTTAGCTTCCTACACAAAATATTTCTGGAGAGTTAGAGCTTATGATGGCACACAGTTTTATGCTTGGAGCCCCACTTGGGTTTTTACCACTTCTGTAATGATTGGATTGCCTTCACACGCAAGTGAAACGGCACTCAGCATTTATCCCAACCCTGCCAAAGACAAGTTGTTTGTGCTTGTTCCCAACAAGGCAAATGAAACTATTTTGATACGCTTGTATAACGCTTATGGTGCAGAGGTATGGACAAAAGTATATTCGGGAAGCGTTAATGAAACACTTAGTTTGTCAAGCTATTCAAAAGGGCTTTATACTATGATTGTGGATAATGGAAAATCCCAAACTGTAAAAAAATTGCTAATAGAATAA
- a CDS encoding DinB family protein produces METSHYLKQLVSYNLWANSRIAVVLVKVDKAELEKEISSSFSSIRKTVYHIWDAEYIWLNRINGISLTAFPSKTFGNEVAIDAFLACSRDFETSVKNAPDSFFLKSCTYKNLQQKEFTNSHTEIIMHCMNHSTYHRGQLVTLLRQAGIAALPSTDFIAFLRN; encoded by the coding sequence ATGGAAACTTCTCACTATCTGAAACAATTAGTAAGCTATAATTTGTGGGCCAACAGCCGCATCGCAGTGGTATTAGTAAAGGTTGATAAAGCTGAACTGGAAAAAGAAATTAGCAGTAGTTTTTCTTCCATTCGAAAAACGGTATATCACATTTGGGATGCGGAGTATATATGGCTGAACCGCATAAATGGCATTTCATTAACCGCCTTTCCTAGTAAAACATTTGGAAACGAGGTAGCCATAGATGCCTTTTTAGCCTGTTCTCGCGATTTTGAAACAAGCGTTAAAAATGCGCCGGATTCTTTCTTTTTAAAAAGCTGTACCTATAAAAATTTGCAGCAAAAAGAGTTTACAAATTCGCATACCGAAATAATCATGCATTGCATGAACCATTCCACCTATCATCGTGGGCAATTGGTTACGCTACTCCGGCAAGCAGGCATTGCTGCACTTCCAAGCACTGATTTTATAGCCTTTCTAAGAAATTAG
- the ruvC gene encoding crossover junction endodeoxyribonuclease RuvC, with protein MPALVKDKIILGIDPGTTIMGYGLVHSNGTKISLIALGVLQLSKYDDHPLRLKKIFERTLGLIEEYKPDEMAVEAPFFGKNVQSMLKLGRAQGVAIAAAMYRDVPIFEYSPKKIKQSITGNGNAAKEQVAAMLQNLLSIKEIPKDLDATDGLAAAVCHSYQNTSGSGEKKYSGWDAFVKDNSKRVK; from the coding sequence ATGCCGGCACTCGTTAAGGATAAAATTATATTAGGAATCGACCCCGGAACTACCATCATGGGTTATGGATTGGTGCACAGCAATGGAACAAAAATTTCGTTAATTGCTTTGGGCGTATTGCAATTAAGTAAATACGATGACCATCCGCTGCGATTGAAAAAAATATTTGAACGTACGCTTGGATTGATAGAAGAATACAAACCCGATGAAATGGCCGTGGAAGCTCCATTCTTTGGAAAAAATGTGCAATCGATGTTAAAGTTAGGTCGTGCACAAGGTGTGGCTATAGCTGCTGCGATGTATCGCGATGTTCCCATATTTGAATACTCTCCCAAAAAAATTAAGCAAAGCATCACCGGTAACGGAAATGCAGCGAAAGAGCAAGTTGCTGCCATGCTTCAAAATTTGTTAAGCATAAAAGAAATTCCCAAAGATTTAGATGCTACCGATGGATTGGCTGCAGCTGTTTGTCACAGTTATCAAAACACTTCCGGAAGCGGTGAAAAAAAGTATTCCGGTTGGGATGCATTCGTGAAAGATAATTCCAAGCGCGTAAAATAA
- a CDS encoding alpha/beta hydrolase, with the protein MRWFICFLFVIPIVSNAQSIQVGAGSIKRFENFKSVYVDPRNVDVWVPSDYSTAVKYDVVYMQDGQMLFDSTSNWNHQEWQVDETAEKLMQSKKIRNAIIVGIWNNGAYRRSEYFPQKCIEAMPPELKDTLIANYLLGKVLADNYLLFLTRELKPFIDSAFSTNTSLSHTTIAGSSMGGLISLYAICEYPQLFGAAACMSTNWLGVVYKNESIAPFFIAYLKQKLPDPNTHKIYFDYGSLGLDSLYKPVQLKVDELMRAHKYSSKNWITKEFPGETHSERAWSMRLAIPFEFLLQLD; encoded by the coding sequence TTTGTTTTTTGTTTGTAATTCCAATTGTTAGCAATGCACAATCGATTCAGGTTGGAGCAGGCAGCATAAAGCGATTCGAAAACTTTAAATCAGTTTATGTTGATCCACGTAATGTGGATGTGTGGGTTCCTTCGGATTATTCCACGGCGGTGAAATATGATGTAGTGTATATGCAAGATGGCCAAATGCTTTTTGACAGCACAAGCAATTGGAATCATCAGGAATGGCAGGTAGATGAAACGGCAGAAAAATTGATGCAAAGCAAAAAAATTCGGAATGCTATTATTGTGGGAATATGGAACAATGGAGCCTACCGACGAAGCGAGTATTTTCCGCAAAAGTGTATTGAAGCTATGCCTCCTGAACTAAAGGATACTTTGATTGCAAATTATTTGTTAGGAAAAGTTTTAGCGGATAATTATTTATTGTTTCTCACCCGCGAATTGAAGCCATTTATCGACAGTGCTTTTTCAACCAATACAAGTCTTAGTCACACCACTATAGCCGGTTCAAGCATGGGCGGATTAATTTCGCTTTACGCCATTTGCGAGTATCCCCAACTCTTCGGCGCTGCTGCTTGCATGAGCACCAATTGGCTGGGAGTTGTTTATAAAAACGAAAGTATCGCACCTTTTTTTATCGCTTATTTAAAACAAAAATTGCCTGACCCCAACACACACAAAATTTATTTTGATTATGGTTCATTGGGCTTGGATAGCTTATATAAACCGGTTCAACTAAAAGTGGATGAGCTTATGCGGGCACACAAGTACAGTTCAAAAAATTGGATTACTAAAGAGTTCCCGGGCGAAACACATAGTGAAAGGGCTTGGAGTATGCGTTTAGCCATTCCTTTTGAATTTTTGTTGCAGTTGGATTAA